Proteins encoded together in one Planctomyces sp. SH-PL14 window:
- a CDS encoding protein kinase domain-containing protein produces the protein MADPYSTGVPSSSQTENGPAPATKERTTDPLLGAHDKTVTGEKTMPPPANAVAQVGIGSQLGPYQLLEKLGEGGSGAVYKALHTKLGMLVALKVLPHHMVSKPSAVTRFEREMMAVGRLRHPHIVQALDAGDIGGIHYLSMEYVEGEDLQKLVALKGPMSCVNACKAIRQAAQGLAAAHELGIIHRDIKPSNLFVTKGGRIKILDMGLALLSEDQESQKELTSEGQCFGTADYMAPEQWEDSHKCDARTDLYALGCTLFRLLTGQPPYGGEEYRTFIRKMQGHCRDPIPDLCAMRPDVPSELAEIFRRLVAKRPEERFATAEELVDALAPYASRFGPGAAESPPRGPGADSAHVPEGKGTIRPVGVSSNSGSRPVAAPTASAAISTPVRRPPTRPDMRRRRPVRSDATVVPTLRQRAIPARARAARSAGAAKVKFAIAGALFAGAIAAAAVQGFAVPWVLGAGLLMVAVIKFWLEGDISLYPALERRFPAAHPVVEEVSSDDVDTDDLDAAWDAGMAALREAGVDFHGTSVFLVTGLRDERAARSLMSAAGLDFAVAATPGEEAPLTWFATEKAVYLCFTGPSHVGMAARNEGKVEVALMGSGGVGGPRPGTQSKNTGTMFVPGQEGEEDGAGDGVAAQALAPAPQAGREGGTPVNYTPRGTMQWAGSEDAMEALLASAPKVARRMSAEQLAEVRVRMAHVCRKLRAERVPTRAINGVISVIPFDLLPANAATAGEVERCVAADLKTLRDELGVRCAVTALVSGMESDEGFLELTRRLGREAVKIHRFGKGNDLWTFPEPELIEAVVQHACGGFEDWAYHLFSSDDGLEDAGNLELFGLLCRTRSEIQEPLATVLCGGYSDPEDSEPMPFAGVYFAATGPAESEQGFVSSVFEKVQEQEGEVRWTEGAEEEEGRYRSWRSATFGVNLLLMAAITALAFLWFSKR, from the coding sequence ATGGCCGATCCCTATTCCACTGGCGTTCCCTCCTCCAGTCAGACGGAGAACGGACCGGCCCCGGCGACCAAGGAGCGCACGACCGACCCGTTGCTGGGCGCGCACGACAAGACCGTCACCGGTGAGAAGACCATGCCGCCGCCGGCGAACGCGGTGGCCCAGGTCGGGATCGGCAGCCAGCTCGGTCCGTACCAGCTCCTCGAGAAGCTCGGGGAAGGGGGCTCCGGGGCGGTCTACAAGGCGCTCCACACCAAGCTCGGGATGCTGGTGGCCCTCAAGGTCCTGCCGCACCACATGGTCTCCAAGCCGAGCGCCGTGACGCGGTTCGAGCGGGAGATGATGGCGGTCGGCCGGTTGCGGCACCCGCACATCGTCCAGGCCCTCGACGCCGGGGACATCGGCGGGATTCACTACCTCTCGATGGAATACGTCGAAGGGGAGGACCTCCAGAAGCTCGTGGCCCTCAAGGGGCCGATGTCGTGCGTCAACGCCTGCAAGGCGATCCGGCAGGCGGCCCAGGGACTCGCCGCCGCCCACGAGCTGGGGATCATCCACCGCGACATCAAGCCCTCCAACCTCTTCGTCACCAAGGGGGGGCGGATCAAGATTCTCGACATGGGCCTCGCGCTCCTGTCGGAAGACCAGGAGAGCCAGAAGGAGCTGACCTCGGAGGGGCAGTGCTTCGGGACCGCCGACTACATGGCTCCCGAGCAGTGGGAAGACTCCCACAAGTGCGACGCCCGGACCGACCTCTACGCTCTCGGCTGCACGCTGTTCCGTCTGCTGACCGGCCAGCCGCCGTATGGCGGCGAGGAATACCGGACCTTCATCCGCAAGATGCAGGGTCACTGCCGCGACCCGATTCCGGACCTGTGCGCGATGCGTCCCGACGTCCCGTCCGAGCTGGCGGAGATCTTCCGCCGGCTGGTGGCGAAGCGTCCCGAGGAACGTTTCGCGACGGCCGAGGAACTGGTCGACGCCCTCGCGCCGTACGCCAGTCGCTTTGGTCCCGGAGCGGCGGAATCTCCTCCGCGGGGGCCGGGAGCCGACTCCGCCCACGTGCCGGAGGGGAAGGGGACGATCCGTCCCGTCGGCGTCAGCTCGAACTCCGGCTCGCGTCCCGTGGCCGCGCCGACCGCCTCCGCCGCGATCTCGACGCCGGTCCGCCGTCCCCCCACGCGGCCCGACATGCGTCGCCGCCGTCCGGTCCGTTCCGACGCCACCGTCGTCCCGACGTTGCGGCAGCGGGCGATTCCGGCCCGGGCCCGCGCGGCCCGCTCCGCCGGCGCGGCAAAGGTCAAGTTCGCGATCGCGGGAGCTCTCTTTGCCGGGGCGATCGCGGCCGCGGCGGTCCAGGGGTTTGCGGTCCCGTGGGTTCTCGGGGCCGGGCTGCTGATGGTGGCGGTCATCAAGTTCTGGCTGGAGGGGGATATCTCGCTCTACCCGGCCCTGGAGCGGCGGTTTCCCGCGGCCCATCCGGTCGTGGAGGAGGTGTCGTCCGACGATGTCGACACGGACGACCTCGACGCCGCGTGGGACGCCGGGATGGCGGCCCTGCGGGAGGCGGGGGTCGATTTTCATGGGACGTCGGTCTTCCTGGTAACGGGTCTCCGCGACGAGCGCGCGGCGCGGTCGCTCATGTCGGCCGCGGGTCTCGACTTCGCGGTCGCGGCGACTCCCGGCGAAGAGGCGCCGCTGACGTGGTTCGCCACGGAGAAGGCGGTCTACCTGTGCTTCACCGGTCCCTCGCATGTGGGGATGGCGGCCCGCAACGAAGGGAAGGTCGAAGTTGCGCTGATGGGGTCGGGCGGTGTCGGCGGCCCGCGTCCCGGCACGCAGAGCAAGAACACGGGGACCATGTTCGTCCCCGGGCAGGAGGGCGAGGAGGACGGCGCTGGCGATGGCGTGGCCGCGCAGGCCCTGGCCCCCGCTCCCCAGGCGGGGCGTGAGGGGGGAACTCCGGTGAACTACACCCCCCGCGGAACGATGCAGTGGGCCGGGTCGGAGGACGCCATGGAGGCGCTCCTGGCGTCGGCCCCCAAGGTGGCCCGGCGGATGAGTGCCGAGCAGTTGGCGGAGGTCCGGGTCCGGATGGCGCATGTCTGCCGCAAGCTGCGGGCGGAGCGGGTGCCGACGCGGGCGATCAACGGCGTGATCAGCGTGATCCCGTTCGACCTGCTTCCGGCGAACGCCGCGACGGCGGGCGAGGTGGAGCGGTGCGTGGCGGCCGATCTCAAGACGCTCCGGGACGAGCTGGGGGTCCGCTGTGCGGTGACGGCGCTCGTGAGCGGCATGGAGTCGGACGAGGGGTTCCTGGAGCTGACGCGGCGGCTGGGCCGGGAGGCGGTGAAGATTCACCGGTTCGGGAAGGGGAACGATCTGTGGACGTTCCCCGAGCCCGAGCTGATCGAGGCGGTCGTGCAGCACGCCTGCGGCGGGTTTGAGGACTGGGCGTATCACCTGTTTTCGAGTGACGACGGGCTGGAGGACGCGGGGAATCTGGAGTTGTTCGGTCTCTTGTGCCGGACGCGATCCGAGATTCAGGAGCCGCTGGCGACGGTGCTCTGCGGGGGGTATTCGGATCCGGAGGACAGTGAGCCGATGCCGTTTGCGGGGGTGTATTTTGCGGCGACGGGTCCTGCGGAGAGTGAGCAGGGGTTTGTGAGCAGTGTGTTTGAGAAGGTGCAGGAGCAGGAGGGAGAGGTTCGCTGGACGGAGGGGGCTGAGGAGGAGGAGGGACGTTATCGGTCGTGGCGTTCGGCGACGTTTGGTGTGAACTTGTTGTTGATGGCAGCGATCACGGCGCTGGCGTTTTTGTGGTTTTCGAAGCGATAG